The nucleotide sequence CCTGCTTGACAAGATGATGTGGACCAATCAGATTGCACTTTTGGGAAAGTGAAATAAGAGATGCAGAGGGGAGTTGCCAGTTAGTTGTTGAGCGGGCAGGTCTAGCAGACCAGGAtgctggtgggggggtgggcattATGGAACAAGTCAAGTGTcagctgcatttcttttttttttttaaatatttatttattatttatttatttaggctgcaccgggtcttagttgtggcatgcgggatcttcactgtggcgtgcgggctctttagttgtggtgtgtgggatcttttagttgcatcatgtgggctcctagttgtggcatgtggacttcttagttgtgccatgcaaactcttagttgcggcgtgcatgcaggatctagttccccaaccagggattgaacccgagccccctgcattgggagcacggagtcttacccactgcaccaccagagaagtccctcagcTGCATTTCTGAGTTGAGCACGATGCATGGGGGAAATGTGCAGAAAGAAGCAGACATGTAATGTAGATGAGTCATGTTAATAGCAAAGCTCTAGAGCAGAGGCCCATGCCTCATCCAGAACTTTCCTACAGCTCCAGGCTTAATGAGCTCTAACTGTGCTCAACTTCCTGATCTTGGATTTCTGATTCTTGATCTAGCTTGACTGAGTTTCTCTTCCTTGTGTCCAAAAGAGCCCTAACCAAAACAACCCATTACATAGGTTTGGCCCTCTGAGGTGAGtgtatttttcctcattttacaaatgaacaaaCTGAGGCTTAATGAGATTAACTTGACTAAGGTAACCTAGCCAGTAGGTGATGGAGCTAGTCTATGTGATTCTcttattctcttttaaaagtgttaaggtgttattgttatttttaaaaattaccacaaatttgttacaaaaaaagataaaagaaaaataatcaatacAGAGATTATGTGTCTGATTCTCAGTCAGCTTCTCCAACTCTCCCCTACATTTACTAAGCTCCAGCTATACTGGCCTCCGTTTCTGGAACACATCAAGGTTGTTCTTGCCTTTGGGCCTTTGCACCGAATCTTCCTTCTCCTTGGAAtgcttttcttcttgattttctgGTGGCTGGCTCCTACTTGTCATTTAGGTCTCAGCTCAattgtcacttcctcagagaggccctGCCCAGCCATGCAATGTGAAATAGCCCACCCAACCCTTTCCCCCTACTTCTCTCCATCATATCACCCCGTTTTTTTCTCCACAGACCTTATTGTGTTGATATTGTGTCTGAAATTGTGCTATTCATTTATGTCATTGCTTATCGTCTGTCTCTCCTTCAACACAGAGCAGAGGCCTCATCTATAGTCCCAGAACCTAAAACAGTGCTGCCATATAATAGAAGTTcactcagtatttgttgaatgagtgaatgaatgaatgtataaacTAAAGAAAGAAACCTTTATCCAACCCTCTTTTCCCCAATACCAATTCCCAGAGACCGTAACTCAACAGTTCTACATCTTCCCAGATATTTTCTGTGCATATACAAACATATACCTctcttatataaaaataaatgtgcatatattcctttttaatggCAATGGAAGTTCTGCAACCTGCTTTTTCACATGACAAATTATCATTAACACCTTTCCATGTCAGTACTTAACTACTTCATTAAAAAAGCCCAAATTCATAGTATTAAATTGTATGGATATAACAGAATTTATTTAACTAAGGCCCctctttcttttaactttttattttatattggagtatagtagattaacaatgttgtattagtttcaggtgtacagcaaagtgattcagttatacatatacatgtatctattctttttcaaattcttttcccatttaggttgttacataatattgaacagagttccctgtgatatacagcaggtcgttgttggttatccattttaaatatagcagtgtgtacatgtcaatcccaaactccctaactatccctgccccaacccttcccccgctgctaaccataagtttgttctctaagtcagtgagtctgtttctgtttggtaaataagttcattggtataATTTTTTCTAGGTTCTGCATATAAGagattctctttctctgtttaacttacttcactcagtatgacaatctctaggtccatccatgttgctgcaaatggcattatttcattctttttaatggctgagtaatattccattatctatatgtaccacatcttctttatccattcctctgtcgatggacgtttaggttgctttcatgtcatggctattgtaaacagtgctgcaatgaacatttgggtacatgtatattttcaaattattgttttctctggatatatgcccaggagggggattgctggatcatgcagtagctctaattttagttttttagtgaacctccatactgttctccatagtggctgtatcaatttacagtcccaccaatagtgtaggagggttcctttttctctacaccctctccagcatttattgtttgtagattttttgatgatggccattctgactggtatgaagtgatacctcattgtagttttgatttgcatttctctgatagtgatgttgagcatcatttcatgtgcttattggccatctgtatgtcttctttggagaaatgtctattcaggtcttctgcccagtttcggactgggttgtttgtttttttaatattgagcggcatgagctgtttatatattttgaagattaatcctttgtccgttgattcgtttgcaaatattttctcccattctgagggttgtcttttcgtcttgtttgtagtttccattgctttgcaaaagcttttaagtttcattaggtcccatttgtttatttttgtttttatttccattactataggaggtggatcaaaaaagatggtgctgtgatttatgtcaaagagtgttcttcctatgttttcctctaacagttttatagcgtccggtcttacatttaggcctctaatccattttgagtttatttttgtgtatgatgttagggagcgttctaatttcattcttttacatgtagctgtccagttttcccagcaccacttattgaatggTGGTCTTATTGAAGACTGTCTTTTCaacattgtatatccttgcctcctttgtcatagattagttgaccataggtgcgtgggtttatctttgggctttctatccatttccattgatctatatttctttttttgtgccagtaccatattgtcttgattactgtagctttgtagtatagtctgaagtcagtgattttgattcctccaactccatttttttccctcaagactgctttggctattcggggtcctttgcatttccatacaaattttaagattttttgttctacttctgtaaaaactgccattggtaatttgatagggattgcattgaatctgtagattgctttgggtactatagtcattttcacaatattgattcttccaatccaagaacatggtatatctctccatctgttggtatcatctttaatttttttcatcagtgtcttatagttttctgcatacaggtctttcgtctccctaggtaggtttatcactaggtattttattctttctgttgcaatggtaaatgggagtgtttccctaatttctctttcagatgttttatcattagtgtataggaatgcaagagatttctgtgcattaattttgtatcctgctatttacCAAATATatagattagctctagtagttttctggtagcacctttaggattctctatgtatactatcatgtcatctgcaaacagtgacagttttacttcttcttttttgatttgcattccttttatttctttttcttctctcattgctgtggctaggacttccaaaactatgttgaataatagtggcgagagtggacatccttgtcttgttcctgatcttagaggaaatgctttcaggttttcaccattgagaatgatgcttgctgtgggtttgtcatatgtggcctttattatgttgaggtatgttccctctatgcccactttctggagagtttttatcataaatggtgttgaattttgtcaaaagctttttcggcatctattgagatgatcatatggtttttattcttcaatttgttgatgtggtgtatcacatggattgatttgcctatattgaagaatccttgcatccctgggaaatatcccacctgatcatggtgtatgatccttttaatgtgttgttggattctgtttgctagtattttgttgaggatttttgcatctatattcatcagtgatattggtctttaattttctttttttgtagtatctttgtctggttttggtatcagggtgatggtggcctcatagattgTGTTTGGGAGTTTTCTTTACTCTGCAATCTTTTGGAAGCATTTgacaaggatgggtgttagctcttctctaaatatttgatagaattcacctgtgaagccatctggtcctggaattttgtttgttggaagatgtttagtcacagtttcaatttcattgcttatgattggcctgttcatattttctatttcttcctggttcagtcttggaaggttatacctttctaagaatgtgtccatttcttccaggttgtccgttttagtGGCATAGAGTTGGATCCCATCGTGTTTTCGTTgccatttttctctaggtattttttgatttcctctttgatttcttcagtgaacttttgcttatttagtaatgtattgtttagcctccatatgtttgtgtttttgacgttttttcccctgtaattgatttctaatctcatagcattgttgtcagaaacgatgcttgatataatttcaacatttataaatttactgaggcttgatttgcgactcaagatgtgatctatcctggagaatgttctgtgtgcacttgaaaagaaagtgtaatctgctgtttttggatggaatgttctctaaatatcaattaaatctatctggtctattgtgtcatttaaagcttgtgtttccttaataattatctgtttggatgatctgtccattggtgtaagtgaggtgttaaagtcccccactattattgtgttactgtcgattccctcttttatagctgttagtggttaccttatgtattgaggtgctcctgttttgggtgcacatatatttataactgttatatcttcttcttggattgatcaagggtgatcattatgtagtgtccttacatgtctcttgtaacattctttattttacagtctgttttatctgatgtgagaattgctactccagctttcttttgatttccatttgcatggaatatctttttccttcccctcactttcagtctgtatgtgtccctacgtctgaggtgggtctcttgtagacagcatatatatgggtcttattttgcaatccattcagggagcctgtgtcttttggtttggaacatttattccatttacctttaaggtaatagtcaatatgtatgttcctattaccattttcttaattcttatgggtttgtttttgtaggtccttttcccctcttatgtttcccacttagagaagttcctttagcatttgttgtacagctggtttgatggtgctgaattctcttaggttttgcttgtctttaaaggttttgatttctccatcgaatatgaatgagatccttgctgggtaaaataatctttgttgtaggttcttccctttcattactttaagtatgtcatgcctctcccttctggcttgtagagtttctgctgagaaatcagttgttaaccttatgggtgttcccttgtatgttatttgtcgtttttcccttgctgctttcaataatttttctttgtctttaatttttgtcagtttgattactatgtgtctcggcatgtttctccttgggtttatcatgtatgggactctccatgcttcctggacttgggtggctatttgctttctcatattagggaagttttcaactataatctcttcaaatattttctcgggtcctttctctctctctcctccctctgggacccctgtaacacgaatgttgttgcatttaatgttttcccagaggtctcttcggctgtcatttcttttcattcttttttctttattctgttccacagcagttaATTCCAcacttctgtcttccaggtcatttatccgttcttctgcctcagttattctgctattgattccttctagtgtaattttcatttcagttattgttcatctctgtttgtttgttctttaattcttctaggtctttgttaaacattgcatcttctcgatcttttcctccattctttttccgaggtcctggatgttcttcactaccattattgtgaattctttttctggaaggtttctttcttcacttcatttaggtgttttttttttttttgtaaccaaAACTTTAATCCCAAGGATTCtcacaaaacatattacaaatgacagcatgaaaaaaaaatcttgcacaGTAACTCATAGTTCAGCTCTACAATGTACCCTTAAACTGGCAGGACATGGGTATCTTGAATAGTGTCAAATTTCCAAATAATATTACAAAGAGCTATGTATCCATATTCAGCAATCACAGAAGGTAAACTAACTTTCTTGAAACTTCTTAGATTCTAAACCCACTGGACAACCTCTTGTCCAGTGTGAAGACTAGTGGAATTTTTAAACCTCTAATCTAGTTTAAGGGTGCAGCTTTAATTTTTACCTGCTGGCttgtgttcacagcagcttttaAAGACTGCTTAACTACAGCTGCATACCATATCCCAGCTACAGAGTCTTTTCAATTTTTACCAGTTTTGTTTCCGTAATATTAAACATCACACTTTAGCTGGGCAGGAGTTAGAGGTTTATTATCAATCTATGCAAGActaaaaattcaaagcaaattcAATTTTGCTTAAGGGAACATTGTAAAGTAACAATTCTTGATATTACATGCCTCATATGATCCATTTCAAACCATAGAGAATTACATCTTTTTGTGTCACTGTTCCAAGAGACAAACAAATGTGAAcagctaaaatatttttaaaatgcaccaAACTTATGAAGTCtcaaacaaaacttgaattttctgtacATACTCCTGTCAAATGAAGTTACTTCCTGTACACCACTCCTCTTGCAAACTggtcttctatttcctttcatttcacctAGATCGGCTACGAGACCTAGAGAAAGATGGGGACGGCTTGTGATTTCTCTCCTGGGACagtgatctctctcttctcctatcTCTAGAAAGGGACCTGCTCTGGCTGCGGGAGAAACTTCTCCATCTTGGAGATCTGCGGCAAGGTGGAGGACTCCTCCTCCGATAATCATCTCGAGGGCGACGACCCCAAGAAGGAGGTGGGCCACGATTTCGACTTCTCTTTTCACCATTCGACAGTTCCACTCTTACTCGGCAGCCACATAGTGTTCTCCCATCTAGCTCTCGGACATCATCGGCTGCATCTCGAGGATCTTCAAATTCCACAAAAGCGAAGCTGGGAGGGTTTCTAGCAACCCACACACTTCGGAGTGgtccataatagccaaaaactcgTTCCAATTCAGTCTTGTTACCATTGTTTCCAAGATTACCTACATAAACTTTACAGTCCAACGGACAGGAATCACGATGCATTTCGAGATCTCGGGTTAGAAACGCGTAGGCTCAAATCCACACACCCTCGCCTGGGTCTTCCCGGTCCCCTCGCGCCTGGCACCCACAGATGCTCTCCCACACCTGTCGTCCACGAAATGGCCCATTTAGGtgtttttctgaagttttatcttgttccttcatctggtacatagccctctgccttttcatcttgtctatctttctgtgaatgtggtttttgttccacaggctgcagaattgtagttcttcttgattctgctgtctgctctcttgtgaatgaggctatctaagaggcttgtgcacgtttcctgatgggagggactggtggtgggtagagctggctgttgctctggtgggccgagctcagtaaaactttaatccacttgtctgctgatgggtggggctgggttccctccctgttggctgTTTGGTCCGAGGTGACCCAAGAATGGAGCAaacctgggctctttgttgcagctaATGGCctactctgggagggctcatgccaaggagtacttcccagatcTTTTGCTGCCATTGTctttgtcctcacggtgagccacagccaccccccacctgtgcaggaggccctccaaaactagcaggtaggtctggttcagtctcctatggggtcactgctccttcccctgtgttctgatgtgcacactactttgtgtgtgccctccaagagtggtctctctgtttcccccagtcatGTCGAAGTCCTTCAGTCAAATCCTgccagccttcaaagtctgattctctaggagttcctcctcccattgctggacccccaggttgggaagcctgacgtagggctcagaaccttcactccagtgggtggccttctgtggtataagtgttctccagtttgtgagtcacccccccagaagttatgggatttgattttattgtgaataTGCCCCTtctaccgtctcactgtggcttctttgtcttcggatgtgggatatctttttggtgagttccagtgtcttcctgttgatgattgttcagcatttagttgtgattctggtgctctcacaagagggagttgATGATCCAAtgctgatacattattattagctaAAGTCCTTAGActatattagggttcactctttgtgttatatattttaacCATAACAGTATCATtcaaaatagtttcactgcctcCCATATCCcatgtgctccacctattcagcCCTCCTATTTCCCCCACCCTGCCAACTCTTtgcaactactgatcttttttactgtctccctctagttttgcctgttccagaatgtcatatacttgGAAACATATGGTATATAGACTTTtcagtttggcttctttcacttagttatatgcatttaaggtttctttctgtgtttttgtggcttgagagctcatttctttttactgatgAATAGCAATCAAGTCTATGGATGTACCAgactttatccattcacctactgaagaacatcttggttgctttcaagttttggtaattatgaataaagctgccataaataTTTGAGTGCATGTTTTCTTCATAAACATAAGTTTtaaactcatttgggtaaataccaagagaCATATTTTCTGGGAATGAGTGGCCAaaatggtggagtagaaagaccctgagctcacttcctcccatgggcacaccaaagtTACAACTGTTCAGATACAAACTTTCGATGAGAACAATGTgaagactagaagaaaacattttccacaactaaagatataaagaaggaaccacagggAGACAGGTGGGGGGGTAGAGATGCAATAGAGTCAATACCTATACCCGCCCTGGAtaggtgacccacaaatgggagaataattacaattgcagaggttctccccaaggaaaGAGTGGTCTGAACCCCACAttaggctccccagcccaggggtcctgcaccaggaagacaagcccccagaacATTTGACTTTGAAAGCCAGTGGGGCTTACTTTTGGGAGAGCTAGAGggttgtgggaaatagagactccactcttaaagggcacacataAAATCTCACACTCTCCAAgatccagggcagaagcagtaatttgaaagtagCCTGGGTAAGACCCACTTgttgatcttggagagcctcccagagaggcaggaggcaactgggactcacACTGGAAGCATAGATGCTAGAAggagccattttggggagctcagcCTACCATGAGGACACTGGTGTTGGCAAGCACCATTCTGgatccctccctctagcttatcaGTGGTGagagccagccctgcccactggATAGTCAGAACCAATCCTGGGATACACCAGACCAAGCAGCTAGCcaggcagggacacagccccactcaccagcaggCCAGCTGCCATAGGACCCCCTAAACCCCCAGCCACTccagggcccagccctgcccaccagagggcccaggaacCAGCACCACACACCAGTGGGTTGTCACTAGTCCTGGAACACCTGGGACTAGTAGCCAGCCTTTGGAACATGACCCTGACAACCAGCAGGCTACCACCAACTCCAGGATCCCTGGGGCCTGAAGCCAGAGAACCCAGGACCTGGTTCCACCCATGGATGGGCTGGCACTAGCTCCAGGACCTGGCCTTACCCACGAGTGGGTGGGTGTCAGCACCTGGGACCCTATGGACCCCAATACTGCTCACCAGCTGGTGGACACCAGCCCAGGGACCACTGCCTCCCCACAGCCAGCAGTGACAGGACccagcccacccaccagcaggccagcaacAGCCCCAACACTATCTGGGCCCTGACCCCATCCATCAGTGGGCTGCCACCATCTCTGGGACGTCCCAGACTCCACAGCCAACCATATAAGaaaccagccccacccaccagcaggccaacactaGCTCTGGGATCCTTAGCCCCACATCCAGCTACCTCAGGACCTGGCTCTGCAGACCAGTGGACCAACACTAGCCCCAGGAACCCCGGGACTCTGCAGCCAGCCATCTGGTGACACAGCTAAGCCtaccagcaggccaacaccagcACCAGGACTCCCTGGGTCATACAGCCAGCCATGCcaggacatggtcctgcccaccagtggCCAGCAGCCTCCACATTAGGTAACCAGTTGGACTGGAATGGGGCCAGCCATGCATATCAGCATGCAAAAACAGAAAGGCCCACACAATTCACATAGAGGGCAGCCCACACAGAGAGAACATATATCTCTGGTGACCAGAGCGGTGTGTACTGCTGGAccccataggacatctcctacatatGGCCACTTCTCCAGATCAGGAACATAACAAACCTaccaaatacatataaataaaaacagagaattaagCTAAATGAGGCcatagaggaatatgttccaaacaaaggaacaagataaaaccccagaagaac is from Orcinus orca chromosome X, mOrcOrc1.1, whole genome shotgun sequence and encodes:
- the LOC101285243 gene encoding serine/arginine-rich splicing factor 3-like, whose protein sequence is MHRDSCPLDCKVYVGNLGNNGNKTELERVFGYYGPLRSVWVARNPPSFAFVEFEDPRDAADDVRELDGRTLCGCRVRVELSNGEKRSRNRGPPPSWGRRPRDDYRRRSPPPCRRSPRWRSFSRSQSRSLSRDRRRERSLSQERNHKPSPSFSRSRSRSR